One segment of Alistipes finegoldii DSM 17242 DNA contains the following:
- a CDS encoding energy-coupling factor ABC transporter permease, which translates to MHMSDALVSPPVFAVTGAVSLVLLGTAIWRVKHPRNDRREPDARDEHIVPLMGVMGAFVFAAQMINFSIPGTGSSGHLVGGILLSAILGPWAALLTLASVLVIQCLVFADGGFMALGANILNMAVLSCLAAYPLLFRPLIKRGASPGRIIAASLLASVVGLELGALAVTIETEASGITALPMGRFLLFMLPIHLFIGIGEGLATAAVICGVQRYKPELLYGIRRERASGRRRFGKALAAIALLALLIAGSFSWIASSDPDGLEWSIEKTAGRAELEPASDGLHRRAAAIQEKTAVIPDYNTTFAGIVGSGAILLAVFGASCLFRAGQKQG; encoded by the coding sequence ATGCACATGTCCGACGCACTGGTCTCCCCGCCGGTATTCGCCGTTACGGGAGCCGTATCGCTGGTCCTGCTCGGAACGGCGATCTGGAGAGTCAAGCATCCGCGAAACGACCGCCGCGAACCCGATGCGCGGGACGAGCACATCGTTCCGCTGATGGGCGTGATGGGCGCCTTCGTCTTTGCCGCCCAGATGATAAATTTCTCTATTCCGGGAACGGGTTCGAGCGGCCATCTGGTCGGCGGTATCCTGCTTTCGGCGATACTGGGCCCATGGGCGGCGTTGCTTACGCTGGCTTCGGTGCTGGTGATCCAGTGCCTAGTTTTCGCCGACGGCGGTTTCATGGCTTTGGGCGCCAATATCCTCAATATGGCGGTATTGTCGTGTCTGGCGGCCTATCCGCTGTTGTTCCGGCCGTTGATCAAACGCGGCGCATCGCCGGGACGGATCATCGCCGCGTCGCTGCTCGCCTCGGTGGTCGGACTCGAACTGGGCGCATTGGCCGTGACGATCGAAACCGAAGCGTCGGGCATCACCGCGTTGCCGATGGGGCGGTTTCTGCTGTTCATGCTCCCGATCCATCTGTTTATAGGTATCGGCGAGGGGCTGGCTACGGCGGCGGTGATCTGCGGCGTGCAGCGTTATAAGCCCGAACTGCTGTACGGTATCCGCCGGGAACGCGCCTCCGGAAGACGGAGATTCGGAAAGGCCCTTGCGGCGATCGCGCTCTTGGCGCTGTTGATCGCCGGGTCGTTCTCGTGGATCGCTTCGTCCGATCCCGACGGACTGGAGTGGTCGATCGAAAAGACGGCGGGACGGGCCGAATTGGAACCTGCGTCCGACGGCCTGCACCGCAGAGCCGCCGCCATTCAGGAGAAGACGGCCGTGATACCCGATTACAACACGACATTTGCGGGAATCGTAGGGAGCGGAGCCATTCTGCTGGCCGTATTCGGCGCCTCCTGTCTGTTCCGCGCCGGACAAAAGCAGGGATGA
- the yut gene encoding urea transporter — protein MANTIARSGGAGGGSFDFIKILLRGTGQVMFQNSAWTGLLFMIGIFWGAYAEGQGLVGWGALLGVTVSTVTGYLLGFPAKDGEQGLWGFNGVLVGCAFPTFMGNTVWMWLALALCSALTTWVRAGFNNVMAPWKVNSFTFPFVFCTWMFLLAARAMHGLPTTHMADPALPAAFSSLESIRFGDLAVYWLKGIGQVFLINSWVTGICFLAGLFLCSRWAALWAAIGSALALLTVVALKASGSDISDGLYGYSPVLTAIALATVFYKPNFRSALWAVLGILVTVFIQAGMYMLMAPVGIATLTGPFCITTWLFLLPLVRFDDEEKPDHSNWYPENKKHLAAQQPGAKTE, from the coding sequence ATGGCAAATACGATCGCTCGATCCGGAGGGGCCGGCGGAGGCTCTTTCGATTTTATCAAAATTCTGCTGCGCGGTACCGGGCAGGTGATGTTTCAGAACAGCGCGTGGACGGGACTTCTGTTTATGATCGGCATTTTCTGGGGCGCCTATGCCGAGGGACAGGGACTTGTGGGCTGGGGCGCCCTGCTGGGCGTGACCGTCTCCACGGTGACGGGGTATCTGCTCGGCTTTCCGGCCAAGGACGGCGAGCAGGGACTCTGGGGCTTCAACGGCGTGCTGGTGGGGTGCGCGTTTCCTACGTTCATGGGCAATACCGTCTGGATGTGGCTGGCGCTGGCGCTCTGTTCGGCGCTGACGACATGGGTGCGTGCGGGATTCAACAACGTGATGGCGCCTTGGAAAGTCAATTCGTTCACCTTCCCGTTCGTCTTCTGCACGTGGATGTTTCTCCTTGCGGCGCGCGCCATGCACGGGCTTCCGACGACGCATATGGCCGATCCGGCGCTTCCGGCGGCTTTCTCGTCGCTGGAGAGCATCCGTTTTGGCGATCTGGCGGTTTACTGGCTGAAAGGTATCGGGCAGGTCTTTCTGATCAATTCGTGGGTGACGGGAATCTGTTTCCTCGCGGGACTGTTCCTTTGCAGCCGCTGGGCGGCGCTCTGGGCCGCGATCGGCTCGGCGCTGGCGCTGCTGACGGTCGTCGCGCTGAAAGCGTCGGGCTCCGACATCTCAGATGGACTTTACGGATACAGCCCCGTGCTGACGGCCATTGCGCTGGCGACGGTGTTCTACAAGCCGAATTTCCGTTCGGCGCTCTGGGCCGTTCTGGGAATTCTGGTGACGGTGTTCATTCAGGCCGGCATGTATATGCTGATGGCGCCCGTCGGAATCGCCACCCTGACCGGGCCGTTCTGCATCACGACATGGCTCTTCCTGCTGCCGCTCGTCAGGTTCGACGACGAGGAGAAGCCCGACCATTCGAACTGGTATCCGGAGAACAAGAAGCATCTGGCGGCGCAGCAGCCGGGCGCGAAAACGGAATAA
- a CDS encoding urease accessory protein UreD, producing MNFAAAKEMSPYLEEPKAMPVGTPGKMGYLFLGFELDDDGRSIMRDLERHAPLIVQQELYFDEGMPEMPCVYILSSGGPNVDGDRYEQRFVVREGAYAHISTGAATKLAEMRYNYSGLTQTFELEEDSYLEYLPEPTIPCRHTRFIADTAIRIAPSATLFYSEIYMSGRKYFDRGETFQYDILSVCSHAERPDGEQLFREKFIIRPEMYPPSTLGAMNGYDVFANVIVLTPPENADNIYERTQAFIDRERRLAAGITRLPNDAGLLYKVLGEETAPVKRLVREFCSSVRQEVKGKPLPEEFPWR from the coding sequence ATGAATTTCGCAGCAGCCAAAGAGATGAGTCCCTACCTCGAAGAGCCGAAGGCGATGCCCGTCGGCACTCCGGGCAAGATGGGGTATCTTTTTCTGGGATTCGAACTCGACGACGACGGCAGGTCGATCATGCGCGATCTGGAACGCCATGCCCCGCTGATCGTCCAGCAGGAACTCTATTTCGACGAAGGCATGCCTGAGATGCCGTGCGTCTACATCCTCTCGTCCGGAGGTCCCAACGTGGACGGCGATCGCTATGAACAGCGTTTTGTCGTCCGCGAAGGCGCCTACGCCCATATTTCGACCGGTGCGGCGACCAAGCTGGCCGAGATGCGCTACAACTATTCGGGGCTGACGCAGACGTTCGAGCTCGAAGAGGACTCTTATCTGGAATATCTGCCCGAACCGACGATTCCGTGCCGTCACACGCGGTTCATCGCCGACACGGCAATCCGCATCGCACCCTCGGCCACGCTGTTCTATTCGGAAATCTACATGAGCGGCCGCAAGTATTTCGACCGGGGCGAAACTTTCCAGTACGACATTCTGTCGGTCTGCTCCCATGCCGAACGTCCCGACGGGGAGCAACTGTTTCGCGAAAAATTCATCATACGGCCCGAAATGTATCCGCCTTCGACGCTCGGTGCGATGAACGGATACGACGTTTTCGCCAACGTGATCGTGCTGACGCCGCCGGAGAATGCCGACAACATCTACGAGCGGACGCAGGCCTTCATCGACCGCGAACGCAGGCTGGCGGCCGGCATTACGCGCCTGCCGAACGATGCGGGGCTGCTCTACAAGGTCTTGGGTGAGGAGACGGCTCCCGTGAAACGCCTTGTCCGCGAATTCTGTTCCTCGGTTCGGCAGGAAGTCAAGGGCAAGCCGCTGCCCGAAGAGTTTCCGTGGCGATAG
- the ureG gene encoding urease accessory protein UreG: MNENTTCRIGIGGPVGSGKTALIEAITPRLLDMGYKVLVITNDVVTTEDAKHVRKMLKGILVEERIIGVETGACPHTAVREDPSMNIAAVEEMEARFPDGDVVLIESGGDNLTLTFSPALVDFFIYVIDVAAGDKIPRKDGPGISQSDILVINKTDLAPYVRADLEVMRRDSELMRPGKPFVFTNCMTGEGIDELVALIRRMALFDLGNNKEKVSESLTGAVR, encoded by the coding sequence ATGAACGAAAATACAACTTGCAGAATCGGAATCGGCGGTCCCGTAGGCTCCGGCAAAACGGCACTCATCGAAGCGATCACCCCGCGGCTTCTGGACATGGGCTACAAAGTGCTGGTGATAACCAACGACGTGGTAACCACGGAAGACGCCAAACACGTGCGTAAAATGCTGAAGGGCATCCTTGTCGAGGAGCGGATCATCGGCGTTGAAACCGGCGCGTGCCCGCATACGGCCGTGCGGGAAGACCCTTCGATGAATATTGCGGCGGTCGAGGAGATGGAGGCCCGATTCCCCGACGGCGACGTGGTGCTGATCGAATCGGGCGGCGACAACCTCACCCTCACCTTCAGCCCCGCGCTGGTGGACTTTTTCATCTACGTGATCGACGTGGCCGCAGGCGACAAGATTCCACGCAAGGACGGACCGGGGATATCCCAGTCCGATATTCTGGTCATCAACAAGACCGATTTGGCCCCCTATGTCCGTGCTGATCTCGAAGTGATGCGGCGCGATTCCGAGCTGATGCGTCCGGGCAAGCCGTTCGTATTCACCAACTGCATGACGGGCGAAGGGATCGACGAACTGGTCGCCCTGATCCGCCGGATGGCGCTTTTCGACCTCGGCAACAACAAGGAGAAAGTTTCGGAATCCCTAACCGGCGCCGTACGATGA
- a CDS encoding urease accessory protein UreF has translation MTDDATTVMRLLEFTDSAFPVGTFSFSNGLETAAEEGLVHDAATLEQYTQDIVRQAAFTDGVAALHAFRSYNLGYYEGILNADRQAVLCKMNAEARLMTRRMGKKLAELSKHVFPDETAAKWLGDIAGGRTPGTYPVAQGIVFAACGISEKGLFCSHQYGVVNMVVSAALRCVRVSHYDTQRILFRAAEKLGELYDTAGDMDFDDMYTFVPQIDILASLHEKGTKRMFMN, from the coding sequence ATGACCGACGACGCAACAACCGTCATGCGGCTGCTCGAATTCACCGACTCGGCCTTTCCGGTCGGGACCTTCTCCTTCTCCAACGGATTGGAAACGGCCGCCGAGGAGGGACTGGTGCACGACGCCGCGACGCTCGAACAATATACGCAGGACATTGTCCGGCAGGCCGCCTTCACCGACGGAGTCGCGGCGCTGCACGCTTTCCGCAGCTATAACCTCGGTTATTACGAGGGTATCCTCAATGCCGACCGTCAGGCCGTTCTCTGCAAGATGAACGCCGAGGCGCGGCTGATGACCCGACGCATGGGCAAGAAACTGGCCGAGCTGTCGAAACATGTCTTTCCCGATGAAACCGCAGCGAAGTGGCTCGGCGACATCGCCGGCGGCCGTACCCCCGGCACTTATCCCGTGGCGCAGGGCATCGTATTCGCGGCCTGCGGAATCTCCGAAAAGGGGCTTTTCTGCTCCCACCAGTACGGTGTGGTCAATATGGTCGTCAGCGCGGCTCTCCGCTGCGTGCGCGTGTCGCACTACGACACGCAGCGCATCCTGTTCCGGGCCGCCGAAAAGCTCGGCGAGCTCTATGACACGGCGGGCGACATGGATTTCGACGACATGTATACCTTCGTGCCGCAGATCGACATTCTCGCCTCGCTGCACGAAAAGGGAACCAAACGCATGTTTATGAATTGA
- the ureE gene encoding urease accessory protein UreE (involved in the assembly of the urease metallocenter; possible nickel donor), protein MKIYTEIIGNLQDPEWVKKAREAEIEYIDLDQWTAQKSRFVVKGDRENEYAVALKRHSQMLDGDIIEYLPEQRRIAAIRIRLNDVLVADLSDLARQTPETIIHISVELGHAIGNQHWPAVVKGTKVYIPLTVDKKVMDSVMRTHHIEGVAYSFQPGSEVIPYLAPHEIRRLFGGTGPDSDVHHHHEHVHAH, encoded by the coding sequence ATGAAAATATATACGGAAATCATAGGCAATCTGCAGGACCCCGAATGGGTGAAGAAAGCGCGGGAAGCCGAAATCGAATATATCGATCTCGACCAGTGGACGGCCCAGAAAAGCCGCTTCGTGGTCAAAGGCGACCGGGAAAACGAATACGCCGTGGCATTGAAACGCCACTCGCAGATGCTCGACGGCGATATTATCGAGTATCTGCCCGAACAGCGCCGCATTGCGGCCATCCGCATCCGGCTCAACGACGTGCTGGTCGCGGACCTTTCGGATCTGGCGCGTCAAACGCCGGAAACGATCATCCATATCTCGGTGGAACTCGGTCATGCCATCGGCAACCAGCATTGGCCCGCAGTGGTCAAGGGGACAAAGGTCTACATTCCGCTGACGGTGGATAAAAAAGTGATGGACAGCGTAATGCGTACGCACCATATAGAAGGTGTCGCCTACTCGTTCCAGCCCGGTTCGGAGGTGATTCCCTACTTGGCGCCCCACGAAATCCGGCGTCTGTTCGGCGGCACGGGGCCCGACAGCGACGTACACCACCATCACGAACATGTGCACGCGCATTAA
- a CDS encoding urease subunit alpha has translation MATISRQEYNNLFGPTVGDKIRLGDTDLYVEIEKDLREYGDEVVYGGGKTIRDGMGLANTMTSEEGALDLVITNVTIIDANLGVVKADVGVKDGKIAGIGKAGNPNIMHGVHPDLVTSTATDAISGEHLILTAAGIDGHVHMISPQQAYACLSNGITTLFGGGIGPTDGSNGTTITSGRWNIERMLESIEGLPVNVGLLGKGNCSMNQPLEEQIEAGACGLKIHEDWGSTPAAIRAALGVADRFDVQVAIHSDTLNESGYVEDTIAAMDGRTIHTYHTEGAGGGHAPDLLKVASMPYVLPSSTNPTLPFGVNSQAELFDMIMVCHNLNPKIPSDVAFAESRVRPETQAAENVLHDLGILSMVSSDSQAMGRIGESFMRTFQMASFMKNACGKLAEDADGNDNFRVLRYIAKITINPAITYGVSDYLGSVEKGKVADLVLWEPQFFGAKPKMVIKGGLINWSNMGDPNASLPTPQPCYYRPMYGAFGRTLPETCLSFVSGAAFQSGIKERLHLHRMVQPVRRTRQLTKYNMVRNGGMPKIDVNPETFDVLVNDIRAYVKPADKFPLSQLLWFS, from the coding sequence ATGGCAACAATTTCACGTCAAGAATACAACAACCTTTTCGGTCCTACCGTCGGCGACAAGATCCGGCTGGGTGACACCGATCTTTACGTCGAGATCGAAAAAGACCTGCGCGAATACGGCGACGAGGTCGTCTACGGCGGCGGCAAGACCATCCGCGACGGCATGGGGCTGGCCAATACGATGACTTCGGAGGAGGGGGCGCTCGACCTCGTGATTACCAACGTGACGATCATCGACGCCAATCTGGGCGTCGTGAAGGCCGACGTGGGTGTCAAGGACGGAAAAATCGCCGGTATCGGCAAGGCGGGAAATCCCAATATCATGCACGGCGTGCATCCCGATCTGGTGACCAGCACCGCAACCGACGCGATATCGGGCGAGCACCTGATCCTGACGGCAGCCGGCATCGACGGCCACGTGCACATGATCTCCCCGCAGCAGGCTTACGCCTGTCTGAGCAACGGTATTACGACCCTGTTCGGCGGCGGAATCGGCCCTACGGACGGCAGTAACGGAACCACCATCACTTCAGGCCGCTGGAACATCGAACGCATGCTGGAGTCGATCGAGGGGCTTCCGGTGAACGTCGGCCTGCTGGGCAAGGGCAACTGCTCGATGAACCAGCCGCTCGAAGAACAGATCGAGGCCGGAGCCTGCGGCCTGAAGATTCACGAGGACTGGGGCTCGACTCCCGCTGCGATCCGCGCCGCGCTGGGCGTCGCCGATCGTTTCGACGTGCAGGTGGCCATCCACTCCGATACGCTCAACGAGAGCGGATACGTCGAGGATACGATCGCCGCCATGGACGGCCGCACGATCCATACCTACCACACCGAAGGCGCCGGCGGCGGACACGCCCCCGACCTGCTGAAAGTGGCGTCGATGCCCTACGTGCTGCCTTCGTCGACCAATCCGACCCTGCCGTTCGGGGTCAATTCCCAAGCCGAGCTGTTCGACATGATCATGGTCTGCCACAACCTAAATCCGAAGATCCCGTCGGACGTGGCCTTTGCCGAGAGCCGCGTGCGGCCCGAAACGCAGGCCGCGGAGAACGTGCTGCACGATCTGGGCATACTGTCGATGGTTTCGTCCGACTCGCAGGCCATGGGCCGTATCGGCGAATCGTTCATGCGCACGTTCCAGATGGCGTCGTTCATGAAGAACGCCTGCGGCAAGCTCGCCGAGGATGCCGACGGGAACGACAACTTCCGCGTGCTGCGCTATATCGCCAAGATCACGATCAACCCGGCCATCACCTACGGCGTTTCCGACTACCTCGGATCGGTCGAGAAGGGCAAGGTCGCCGACCTCGTACTCTGGGAGCCGCAGTTCTTCGGCGCCAAACCCAAGATGGTCATCAAGGGCGGCCTGATCAACTGGTCGAACATGGGCGATCCCAACGCATCGCTCCCGACGCCGCAGCCGTGCTATTACCGTCCGATGTACGGCGCTTTCGGCCGTACGCTGCCCGAAACCTGCCTTTCGTTCGTATCGGGCGCCGCGTTCCAGAGCGGTATCAAGGAGCGTCTCCACCTGCATCGTATGGTGCAGCCCGTGCGGCGCACCCGCCAGCTTACCAAATACAACATGGTGCGCAACGGAGGAATGCCGAAGATCGACGTGAATCCCGAAACGTTCGACGTGCTGGTCAACGACATCCGCGCTTACGTCAAGCCTGCCGACAAATTCCCCCTGAGCCAGCTGCTCTGGTTCAGTTAG
- a CDS encoding urease subunit gamma: MHLTPKEIDKLMLLSLGMVAERRMKKGLKLNYPEAVAYITSTALEGAREGKTVEEVMKGAASVLKKSDVMEGVADMIDLLQVEAVFTDGSRLVSIHHPIK; encoded by the coding sequence ATGCACTTGACACCGAAAGAGATTGACAAGTTGATGCTGCTTTCGCTCGGTATGGTCGCCGAACGGCGTATGAAAAAAGGGCTGAAACTGAATTATCCGGAGGCCGTAGCCTATATTACGTCCACGGCACTGGAGGGAGCGCGTGAAGGCAAGACCGTGGAAGAGGTTATGAAAGGAGCGGCCAGCGTGCTGAAGAAAAGCGACGTCATGGAGGGCGTCGCCGACATGATCGACCTGCTGCAGGTCGAAGCCGTGTTTACGGACGGTTCCCGTCTGGTGAGCATCCACCATCCTATTAAGTAA
- the crcB gene encoding fluoride efflux transporter CrcB, producing the protein MFKAMIIAGLGGFIGTCLRFLTGKLAHVITVSAFPWGTFAVNIIGSFVIGIFFGLAEKTHVISPSMNVFLITGFCGGFTTFSSFADDMYLLLQQKHWLYFGLYVGLSFILGLVLVWLGRSLIKAV; encoded by the coding sequence ATGTTTAAAGCGATGATTATTGCGGGGCTAGGCGGTTTTATCGGCACATGCCTGCGCTTTCTGACGGGAAAACTGGCCCATGTCATTACGGTTTCGGCGTTCCCGTGGGGTACGTTCGCCGTCAATATTATCGGCAGTTTCGTGATCGGCATCTTCTTCGGTCTGGCCGAAAAGACCCACGTCATCTCGCCGTCGATGAACGTCTTTCTGATCACCGGCTTCTGCGGCGGATTCACCACCTTTTCGTCGTTTGCCGACGACATGTACCTGCTCCTCCAACAGAAACACTGGCTCTATTTCGGCCTTTACGTCGGCCTGAGCTTCATTCTGGGACTGGTACTCGTATGGCTGGGACGTTCGCTGATAAAGGCGGTCTGA
- the eno gene encoding phosphopyruvate hydratase: MQIVEIHAREILDSRGNPTIEVEVRTVSGAFGRAAVPSGASTGENEALELRDGDKSRYLGKGVLNAVKNVNEVIAPAVIGMNVADQVGIDKAMIALDGTKTKSKLGANAILGVSLAVARAAADYFGMPLYRYIGGANAKTLPVPMMNIINGGSHSDAPIAFQEFMIRPVGAPTFKEAIRMGAEVFHNLKKVLHNRNLSTAVGDEGGFAPALNGTEDAIESIIEAIKMAGYKPGRKEEGGDVSIGMDCASSEFYKDGVYDYTKFEGEKGAKRSSKEQVEYLKGLVAKYPIDSIEDGMSENDWDGWQMLTEEIGGKCQLVGDDLFVTNVDFLKKGIEMGCANSILIKVNQIGTLTETLDAIEMAHRAGYTSVTSHRSGETEDSTIADIAVATNSGQIKTGSASRSDRMAKYNQLLRIEEELGDEAIYGYTKIYRK, from the coding sequence ATGCAGATTGTAGAGATTCACGCAAGAGAGATCCTCGACTCGCGAGGCAATCCGACCATCGAGGTCGAAGTACGTACCGTATCCGGCGCATTCGGCCGCGCAGCCGTTCCGAGCGGCGCATCGACGGGCGAGAACGAGGCCCTCGAACTTCGTGACGGCGACAAGAGCCGTTATCTGGGCAAGGGCGTTCTGAACGCCGTCAAGAACGTAAACGAGGTGATCGCTCCCGCCGTTATCGGCATGAACGTGGCCGATCAGGTGGGCATCGACAAGGCCATGATAGCCCTCGACGGCACGAAGACCAAGTCGAAGCTGGGTGCTAACGCCATTCTCGGCGTGTCGCTGGCCGTGGCCCGCGCTGCCGCCGACTACTTCGGCATGCCGCTTTATCGCTATATCGGCGGAGCAAACGCCAAGACGCTGCCCGTTCCGATGATGAACATCATCAACGGCGGTTCGCACTCGGACGCTCCGATCGCGTTCCAAGAGTTCATGATCCGTCCCGTGGGTGCCCCCACCTTCAAGGAGGCTATCCGCATGGGCGCCGAGGTGTTCCACAACCTGAAGAAAGTGCTTCACAACCGCAACCTTTCGACGGCTGTCGGTGACGAGGGCGGCTTCGCTCCCGCGCTGAACGGCACCGAGGACGCTATCGAGTCGATCATCGAGGCCATCAAGATGGCGGGTTACAAGCCCGGCCGCAAGGAAGAGGGCGGCGACGTGTCGATCGGCATGGACTGCGCTTCGTCGGAGTTCTACAAGGACGGCGTTTACGACTACACCAAGTTCGAAGGCGAGAAGGGTGCGAAGCGTTCGTCGAAGGAGCAGGTAGAGTACCTGAAGGGACTGGTTGCCAAATACCCCATCGACTCGATCGAGGACGGTATGTCGGAGAACGACTGGGACGGTTGGCAGATGCTCACCGAGGAGATCGGCGGCAAGTGCCAGCTCGTGGGCGACGACCTGTTCGTGACCAACGTGGACTTCCTGAAGAAGGGTATCGAAATGGGCTGCGCCAACTCGATCCTGATCAAGGTGAACCAGATCGGTACGCTGACCGAGACGCTCGACGCCATCGAGATGGCTCACCGTGCGGGCTACACTTCGGTTACGTCGCACCGTTCGGGCGAGACCGAGGATTCGACGATCGCCGACATCGCCGTGGCTACCAACTCCGGTCAGATCAAGACCGGTTCGGCGTCGCGTTCGGACCGTATGGCCAAGTACAACCAGCTGCTCCGCATCGAGGAGGAACTCGGCGACGAGGCTATCTACGGCTACACGAAGATCTACCGCAAGTAA
- a CDS encoding DMP19 family protein has translation MIEITDKALQTAAAKGMDEFLRVFTDKYKETVGGDPTAETMPLLSGEQHSLLAYRIFRDEVTEGGFCQLIQNGYGAYIFGNPFARVMRLWGAESFSKLVYRAKKIYDANREDLERERTDEEFMAMYFGTTHSFPERRKRA, from the coding sequence GTGATCGAAATTACAGACAAGGCCCTGCAAACGGCAGCCGCCAAAGGGATGGACGAATTCCTCCGGGTCTTTACGGACAAATACAAGGAGACGGTCGGCGGAGACCCGACGGCCGAAACGATGCCGCTGCTCAGCGGCGAACAGCACTCGCTGCTCGCCTACCGGATTTTCCGGGACGAGGTGACCGAAGGCGGTTTCTGCCAGCTTATCCAGAACGGCTACGGGGCCTATATCTTCGGCAATCCGTTTGCCAGAGTCATGCGCCTGTGGGGTGCGGAGAGTTTCTCGAAGCTGGTCTACCGCGCCAAGAAGATCTACGACGCCAACCGGGAGGATTTGGAACGGGAGCGCACCGACGAGGAGTTCATGGCGATGTACTTCGGTACTACCCATTCGTTTCCCGAGAGGAGAAAAAGGGCGTAA
- a CDS encoding site-specific integrase, with product MRSTFKVLFYLKKDKHKVQPVVPVMGRITVNGTIAQFSAKLSVPPHLWEVKGGRAKGKSLEADRINRYLDNIRIQIGKHYQSICDRDGYVSADKVKNAYLGFSKRYKLLLELCDEFCKEYKNRIDVDRTIHSLFRYQTLRRDLSLFICQDYKVKDIPLVELDQSFAEKFAAYLKHVRGLADTTISVEIKSLKHIVKKAFNDGQMEKNPFAYYYYFADQPEIEYLTEEEINKLIIGKVKQQRQDRTRDMFLFCCFTGLSYADLAKLSYEELKQTPNGAWWISSIRQKTKVPFTVKLLPVAKAILEKYRIPANRFNRLFPENPGKVFPVASLKSSDVCLKHIARQCGITKNLKFHMARHTFATTVSLMNGIPLETVSKMLGHKYTTTTQIYAKVTNQMIDNAISRIEDQIGERFQCPTLKEESDG from the coding sequence ATGCGCAGTACATTCAAGGTTCTGTTCTACCTCAAAAAGGACAAACACAAAGTTCAGCCGGTTGTTCCCGTCATGGGCCGTATTACCGTCAACGGTACGATCGCCCAGTTCAGCGCCAAACTTAGCGTTCCTCCCCATCTGTGGGAGGTGAAGGGCGGTCGCGCCAAAGGCAAAAGCCTCGAAGCCGACCGTATCAACCGCTATCTGGATAATATTCGTATCCAGATCGGAAAGCATTACCAGTCTATCTGCGACCGTGACGGATATGTTTCCGCCGATAAGGTGAAGAACGCCTATCTGGGTTTCAGTAAAAGGTATAAACTGTTACTGGAGTTATGCGATGAATTCTGCAAAGAGTACAAGAACCGTATAGATGTGGACCGTACTATCCATTCCTTATTCCGTTATCAAACGCTACGACGCGATTTGAGTCTTTTCATCTGTCAGGACTATAAAGTCAAGGATATACCCCTTGTGGAACTGGATCAGTCTTTTGCAGAGAAGTTTGCCGCCTATCTGAAACATGTCAGGGGCCTTGCCGACACGACGATCAGCGTTGAGATCAAATCACTGAAGCATATCGTCAAGAAAGCGTTTAACGACGGGCAAATGGAGAAGAATCCGTTTGCCTATTACTACTACTTTGCCGACCAGCCGGAAATTGAATATCTCACCGAAGAAGAAATCAATAAACTAATTATCGGCAAAGTCAAGCAGCAGCGTCAGGATCGGACACGGGATATGTTTCTGTTCTGTTGTTTTACGGGCCTGTCCTATGCCGATCTGGCCAAACTGAGTTATGAGGAGTTGAAACAAACTCCGAACGGAGCATGGTGGATTAGCAGTATCCGTCAGAAAACGAAAGTACCGTTTACGGTAAAACTACTTCCGGTTGCGAAAGCTATTCTTGAAAAGTATCGTATTCCTGCCAACCGATTCAACCGGCTCTTTCCCGAGAATCCGGGAAAGGTTTTTCCGGTAGCTTCATTGAAATCCTCGGATGTCTGCCTGAAACATATCGCCAGACAATGCGGAATTACCAAGAATCTGAAATTCCACATGGCGAGACATACCTTTGCAACGACGGTCTCCTTGATGAACGGCATTCCGCTGGAAACAGTGTCAAAAATGTTGGGACACAAATATACGACCACGACTCAGATTTATGCCAAGGTGACAAACCAAATGATAGATAATGCGATAAGCCGAATAGAGGACCAAATTGGCGAACGGTTCCAATGTCCAACTCTGAAAGAAGAGAGCGACGGCTAA